A single window of Nicotiana sylvestris chromosome 3, ASM39365v2, whole genome shotgun sequence DNA harbors:
- the LOC104225573 gene encoding nuclear ribonuclease Z — MENKTTKDSESIKPDRRVNSSKKGERGLQIEGYSFEGISIAGHETCIIVPSLNLAFDIGKCPQRAISQQFLFISHGHMDHIGGLPMYVATRGLYRMQPPTIIVPKVIKQSVEKLFEAHRSMDHSELNHTLIGLDVGEEFYLRKDLKVRAFKTYHVIPSQGYIVYSVRQKLKQEYVGLPGDEIKKLKLSGVEITYTTTAPEIAFTGDTMSDFIKDTENVDVLRAKVLIMESTYVEDKTTADDAREYGHTHLSEIINFADKFQNKAILLIHFSARYQLDVIQQAISAIPPPLAGRVFALTQGF, encoded by the exons ATGGAGAATAAAACAACGAAAGATTCTGAATCCATCAAACCAGATCGGAGGGTTAACAGTAGCAAAAAGGGAGAAAGGGGCTTGCAGATTGAAGGATACTCATTCGAAGGAATATCAATAGCAGGTCATGAGACATGCATAATAGTCCCCTCGCTTAACTTAGCCTTTGATATTGGCAAGTGCCCTCAGCGTGCCATCTCTCAGCAATTCCTTTTCATCTCCCATGGCCACATGGACCACATTGGAGGACTGCCTATGTATGTTGCGACCCGAGGCCTTTACAGAATGCAGCCTCCTACTATTATTGTACCAAAAGTTATCAAACAAAGTGTTGAGAAGCTTTTTGAAGCTCACCGATCTATGGATCACTCAGAATTGAACCACACTTTGATTGGTTTGGATGTGG GAGAAGAATTCTACTTGAGAAAAGATCTTAAAGTTAGAGCATTTAAGACTTACCATGTCATTCCTAGCCAG GGTTATATAGTATATTCAGTAAGGCAGAAGCTCAAGCAAGAATACGTTGGCCTTCCAGGAGACGAGATTAAGAAGTTGAAGTTATCAGGTGTGGAG ATTACGTACACAACAACAGCACCTGAAATTGCATTTACAGGAGATACAATGTCAGACTTCATAAAGGATACTGAAAATGTTGATGTTTTGAGGGCAAAAGTCCTCATTATGGAG AGCACTTATGTGGAGGACAAAACAACTGCTGATGACGCAAGAGAATATGGACATACTCATCTGTCTGAG ATCATCAATTTCGCAGACAAGTTTCAGAACAAAGCAATCCTTTTGATCCACTTCTCAGCCCGCTATCAGTTGGAT